The Streptococcus pantholopis genome has a segment encoding these proteins:
- a CDS encoding Cof-type HAD-IIB family hydrolase gives MTVKIIATDMDGTFLTNKKTYDKALFNRLFLLCQEKEIKFVAASGNQYRQIIQQFPDWSSRIAVVAENGGHIVADGRTLAEEFVKSAAVTKLLDYVEENYPETVINLAGKKSSYMLQKTPAAIKEALSYYLPAMQYVDNLHTVSDDDFFKVTLLVEEALTFTIQKEINTLFIKDGLRAVSSGFGCLDIIPAHVHKGTGLKYLLEYWGLTADSLLAFGDGGNDLEMLKLAKYSYAMANATAEVKNTAAFQAPSNEENGVLKVMASYLMKQEAEHTAFNM, from the coding sequence ATGACAGTAAAAATCATTGCAACCGATATGGACGGTACATTTTTGACAAACAAGAAAACCTATGATAAAGCTTTGTTTAATCGGCTTTTTCTCCTTTGTCAGGAAAAAGAGATTAAGTTTGTCGCTGCCAGCGGCAATCAGTACCGGCAGATTATTCAGCAGTTTCCTGACTGGAGCAGCCGTATTGCGGTTGTCGCAGAAAATGGCGGCCATATTGTGGCAGATGGCAGAACCTTAGCGGAAGAATTTGTAAAATCGGCCGCAGTTACCAAACTGCTTGATTATGTGGAAGAGAATTATCCGGAAACGGTTATCAATTTGGCAGGGAAAAAATCGTCTTACATGCTGCAGAAAACACCAGCTGCTATTAAGGAGGCGCTGAGCTATTATCTGCCGGCAATGCAGTATGTTGATAATTTACATACTGTTTCTGATGATGATTTTTTCAAAGTAACACTTCTTGTAGAAGAAGCGCTGACTTTTACAATTCAAAAAGAAATCAATACTCTTTTTATTAAAGACGGTTTGCGGGCAGTCTCCAGCGGTTTTGGCTGTTTAGATATTATTCCTGCCCATGTGCATAAAGGAACTGGCCTTAAGTATCTGTTGGAATACTGGGGACTGACTGCTGACAGTCTCTTGGCTTTTGGTGACGGCGGCAATGACTTGGAAATGTTGAAGCTGGCAAAATATTCCTACGCTATGGCTAATGCGACAGCAGAAGTGAAAAATACTGCTGCTTTTCAGGCGCCCTCTAATGAAGAAAATGGTGTTCTGAAAGTAATGGCCTCTTATCTGATGAAGCAGGAGGCTGAGCATACTGCTTTTAATATGTAA
- a CDS encoding SGNH/GDSL hydrolase family protein: MLETISPELRAYQDDKLKQFKKRNPQEAKNGIVFAGDSLIDFYPLKKWLGRDLPLINRGIAGTHSRWLLEHLDSQIRELKPAKVFVLIGTNDLGLGREPEAVVKTISEIVAELNEVLYAEQIYVLSLLPVNQNQKFKQTVKIRSNQAIRTVNKALADLSGCIFIDLYHDLLDERGNLAEGYTVDGLHLTPAAYQCISDRIKAYL, translated from the coding sequence ATGTTAGAAACGATCAGCCCGGAATTGAGGGCCTATCAGGATGATAAACTGAAACAGTTTAAAAAGCGTAACCCACAGGAAGCAAAAAATGGCATTGTTTTTGCCGGTGACTCTCTCATTGACTTTTATCCGCTGAAGAAGTGGCTGGGACGGGATCTTCCTCTTATCAACCGAGGAATTGCCGGGACGCATTCCCGATGGCTTTTAGAGCACTTAGATAGTCAGATTAGGGAGTTGAAGCCTGCCAAAGTATTTGTGCTCATTGGAACGAATGATTTGGGACTGGGTCGTGAACCGGAGGCTGTCGTTAAAACTATCTCTGAAATCGTAGCTGAACTGAATGAAGTCCTTTATGCTGAACAAATCTATGTGCTGTCACTTTTGCCAGTTAATCAGAATCAGAAGTTTAAACAGACTGTCAAAATCCGCAGCAATCAAGCTATTAGAACGGTTAACAAGGCTTTGGCAGATTTGTCTGGCTGTATTTTCATTGATTTATATCATGATTTGCTGGATGAAAGGGGCAATCTTGCTGAAGGGTACACTGTGGACGGCCTGCATCTGACTCCTGCAGCCTATCAGTGCATTTCTGATCGAATAAAAGCCTATCTCTGA
- a CDS encoding Cof-type HAD-IIB family hydrolase: MAVKLIASDMDGTFLDGCGDYDRQRFERLLDVLEERDIKFVVASGNSMPRLAMMFDGLLERLIVVAENGAQLITNGQLFAEHTVAKSDLENFLAYFSKQLVDYKVMLSGLKATYMLKDSHFSIDSSLIKADQAALLMKSIVELSDFNQLPADERFFKISLLLPEEKDREIIVDFNNRFPGHLTATASGFGGVDIIQTGWHKGRALAQLMQHYSLTADQVMAFGDGGNDIEMLRLAGASYAMDNAPQEVKAAARFIAPSHKEAGVFQVIEDYLKKSEIK; encoded by the coding sequence TTGGCTGTAAAATTAATTGCCAGCGATATGGATGGAACTTTTTTGGATGGGTGCGGTGACTATGACCGCCAGCGTTTCGAAAGGCTCTTAGATGTATTGGAGGAAAGGGACATTAAGTTTGTTGTTGCTTCCGGCAACAGTATGCCTAGGTTGGCGATGATGTTTGACGGTCTTTTAGAGCGGCTGATTGTGGTTGCTGAGAACGGAGCCCAGCTGATTACAAACGGCCAGCTGTTTGCTGAACATACGGTTGCTAAGTCAGATTTAGAAAATTTTCTGGCTTATTTTTCTAAACAGCTAGTGGACTACAAGGTGATGCTTTCAGGTTTGAAGGCAACTTATATGCTCAAGGACAGTCATTTCAGTATTGACAGCAGTCTGATTAAAGCTGATCAGGCCGCTCTTTTGATGAAAAGCATTGTAGAGCTGTCGGATTTTAATCAGCTGCCGGCTGACGAGCGTTTCTTTAAAATAAGTCTGCTCCTGCCAGAAGAAAAAGACAGGGAAATTATCGTCGATTTTAATAACCGTTTTCCAGGACATTTAACAGCTACAGCCAGCGGTTTTGGCGGTGTTGATATTATTCAGACCGGCTGGCATAAAGGCCGGGCTTTAGCCCAGCTGATGCAGCATTATAGCCTGACTGCTGATCAGGTCATGGCTTTCGGGGATGGCGGAAATGATATTGAAATGCTGCGGCTGGCGGGAGCTTCTTATGCTATGGACAATGCTCCCCAGGAGGTGAAAGCAGCTGCCCGTTTCATTGCTCCTAGTCATAAAGAAGCCGGTGTTTTTCAGGTCATTGAAGATTATTTAAAAAAATCAGAAATAAAATAA
- a CDS encoding histidine phosphatase family protein has translation MKTLYLMRHGETLFNQLQLIQGWCDSPLTEQGRIQAQQAGAYFEEKGIHFNYLYSSTSERACETLELVSKRSDYKRLKGLKEFNFGRMEGQPEYLHPNRRRGQKGHGEFYLQYDGESDSQLEKRVKETIVKLVEEAEAGASILAVSHAGAIMSFYRQSDVPASFDLSLSNCSILKYEIREKQFILAELIDPVHQKQWFF, from the coding sequence ATGAAAACGCTATATCTGATGCGCCATGGTGAAACCTTATTTAACCAATTGCAGTTAATCCAAGGGTGGTGCGATTCTCCTTTGACAGAACAAGGCAGAATCCAGGCTCAACAAGCTGGAGCTTATTTTGAGGAGAAGGGGATTCATTTTAATTACCTATACAGTTCGACCTCAGAACGGGCTTGTGAAACTCTGGAGCTGGTTAGTAAAAGAAGTGATTATAAACGGCTGAAGGGCTTGAAAGAATTTAATTTCGGCCGTATGGAAGGTCAGCCTGAATATCTGCATCCCAACCGCCGACGGGGACAGAAAGGGCACGGTGAGTTTTACCTTCAGTATGATGGCGAAAGCGACAGCCAGCTTGAAAAGCGTGTTAAAGAAACGATTGTCAAACTGGTGGAAGAAGCAGAAGCAGGAGCTTCTATTCTGGCAGTCAGTCATGCCGGAGCAATCATGTCTTTTTACCGACAGTCAGATGTGCCAGCCTCATTTGATCTATCTCTTTCTAACTGCAGTATTTTGAAATATGAAATAAGGGAAAAGCAATTTATTTTAGCTGAATTGATTGATCCGGTTCACCAAAAACAGTGGTTTTTTTAA
- a CDS encoding 6-phospho-beta-glucosidase, with protein sequence MTTYSAFPEGFLWGGATAANQCEGAYNIDGRGLANVDVVPIGKDRFPIITGQKKMFDFEEGYFYPAKESIDFYGHYKEDIALFAEMGFKTYRMSIAWTRIFPKGDESEPNEAGLQFYENVFKECRKYGIEPLVTITHFDCPMYLIEHYGGWRNRKLIDFYEQLCRVLFTRFKGLVRYWLTFNEINMILHAPFMGAGLYFEEGENAEEIKYQAAHHELVASALATKIAHEIDPDNKVGCMLAAGQYYPNTCHPADYWEAMNEDRENYFFIDVQARGEYPNYAKKKFAKNGLKVEMTAEDLALLKEHTVDFVSFSYYSSRVASADPSLKDTTAGNIFASLKNPYLEASEWGWQIDPLGLRITLNMLWDRYQKPLFIVENGLGAVDVPDENGFIADDYRIDYLREHIKTMNQAINEDGVVVWGYTTWGCIDLVSAGTGEMKKRYGFIYVDRDNEGKGSLKRSKKKSFTWYQKVIASNGTDLD encoded by the coding sequence ATGACTACTTATTCAGCTTTTCCGGAAGGTTTTTTATGGGGCGGCGCAACTGCTGCCAATCAGTGTGAAGGGGCTTATAATATCGATGGCCGGGGTCTGGCCAATGTAGATGTTGTGCCAATCGGCAAGGATCGTTTTCCGATTATCACCGGTCAGAAAAAGATGTTTGATTTCGAAGAAGGTTATTTTTACCCTGCTAAAGAATCAATTGATTTTTACGGTCACTACAAGGAAGATATTGCTCTTTTTGCTGAGATGGGCTTTAAAACCTACCGTATGTCTATTGCCTGGACCCGGATTTTTCCTAAAGGTGATGAATCAGAGCCAAATGAAGCCGGTCTGCAGTTTTATGAAAATGTTTTTAAAGAATGCCGGAAATATGGCATTGAGCCTTTGGTAACAATTACCCATTTTGATTGCCCTATGTATTTAATCGAGCATTATGGCGGCTGGCGTAACCGCAAGCTGATTGATTTTTACGAACAGTTATGCCGTGTTCTTTTTACTCGTTTCAAAGGTTTGGTTCGTTATTGGCTGACTTTTAATGAAATCAATATGATTTTGCATGCTCCGTTTATGGGGGCCGGACTGTACTTTGAGGAAGGCGAAAATGCTGAGGAAATCAAGTATCAGGCTGCTCATCATGAATTAGTGGCATCCGCTTTAGCGACAAAAATTGCCCATGAAATAGATCCTGATAACAAGGTGGGCTGTATGCTGGCAGCGGGGCAGTATTATCCTAATACCTGCCATCCGGCTGATTATTGGGAAGCTATGAATGAAGATCGTGAAAATTATTTTTTTATTGATGTTCAGGCACGTGGAGAGTACCCGAATTATGCTAAGAAAAAATTTGCTAAAAACGGTTTGAAAGTTGAAATGACTGCAGAAGACTTAGCGCTTTTGAAAGAGCATACTGTTGATTTTGTCTCATTTTCCTATTACTCAAGTCGCGTAGCTTCAGCTGATCCATCTTTAAAAGACACAACTGCCGGAAATATTTTTGCATCTCTTAAAAACCCCTATTTGGAAGCTTCTGAATGGGGCTGGCAAATTGACCCTTTGGGGCTGAGGATTACCCTGAACATGCTTTGGGATCGTTACCAAAAACCGCTTTTTATTGTAGAAAACGGTCTTGGTGCTGTAGATGTGCCTGATGAAAATGGCTTTATCGCCGATGACTACCGTATTGATTATTTGCGGGAGCATATTAAAACTATGAATCAGGCTATTAATGAAGATGGTGTCGTTGTTTGGGGTTACACAACTTGGGGCTGTATCGATCTGGTTTCAGCCGGAACTGGAGAGATGAAGAAACGCTACGGTTTTATCTATGTTGACCGAGACAATGAAGGCAAAGGTAGTCTTAAGCGGTCCAAAAAGAAATCATTTACCTGGTACCAAAAAGTAATTGCCTCCAACGGAACAGATCTTGACTAA
- a CDS encoding AI-2E family transporter: MKFSKRQASYLIAVFVICYFIQANWSGGARLLKTVWTASQPFAIGAALAYIINIVMAAYERLFGLLLTSEKQFKLKRLLAMVSAYLSFIALIVWLFSIVIPDLIASLSSLLTIDTGALQKFLTELYENRQFAKVLDYFGLETDLTAAFSRYSQQILTQVLAILTGLLTSVTSIASTIVNVFVSFVFSIYVLSSKEQLKHQFHLLIDTYLTPYAASIYYVLGIVHQRFRGFFAGQTIEAFILATLCTIGMMIFNFPFATTVGVLVGFTNIIPVIGAYLGGLLGTILVFTQSPKQAFFFLIFLIILQQCESNLVYPRVVGGSIGLPAIWVLFSVIVGGAVFGVVGMLIAVPLSASVYQIIKDNVAKRRAQQPSNG, encoded by the coding sequence ATGAAGTTTAGTAAAAGACAGGCCAGTTATTTAATTGCTGTTTTTGTGATATGCTATTTTATTCAGGCTAATTGGTCAGGCGGAGCTCGGCTGCTTAAAACGGTTTGGACAGCCAGTCAGCCCTTTGCGATTGGGGCTGCACTTGCTTATATTATTAATATTGTTATGGCTGCCTATGAACGGCTGTTTGGTCTGCTGTTAACTTCGGAAAAACAGTTCAAGCTAAAAAGGCTGCTGGCAATGGTTTCAGCCTACCTAAGTTTTATTGCTTTGATAGTCTGGCTTTTTTCCATTGTTATACCGGATTTGATAGCTAGTCTCAGTTCACTTCTGACTATCGACACTGGAGCTTTGCAGAAGTTTTTGACAGAACTTTATGAGAATAGGCAGTTTGCGAAAGTTTTGGATTATTTTGGTCTTGAAACAGATTTAACAGCAGCATTTTCCCGCTACAGCCAGCAGATTCTGACTCAGGTATTAGCCATACTGACAGGACTTTTAACATCGGTTACCTCTATTGCGTCAACGATAGTGAATGTGTTTGTCAGTTTTGTATTTTCTATCTATGTTCTCTCCAGCAAAGAACAGCTGAAGCATCAGTTTCATTTGCTGATTGATACCTACCTGACGCCATATGCTGCTTCAATTTATTATGTATTGGGAATTGTGCACCAGCGTTTTCGCGGTTTTTTTGCCGGTCAGACCATTGAAGCCTTCATTCTGGCTACCCTTTGTACTATTGGGATGATGATTTTTAATTTCCCTTTTGCTACGACAGTCGGTGTTTTAGTTGGTTTTACGAATATTATTCCAGTTATTGGGGCTTATTTAGGCGGTCTTTTAGGAACGATTTTAGTCTTTACACAATCTCCCAAACAGGCGTTTTTCTTTTTAATATTTTTGATTATACTTCAGCAATGTGAAAGCAATCTTGTCTATCCAAGAGTTGTGGGCGGCTCTATTGGCCTGCCGGCTATCTGGGTGTTGTTTTCGGTTATTGTCGGCGGTGCTGTTTTTGGTGTTGTCGGTATGCTTATTGCAGTGCCTTTGAGTGCTTCAGTTTATCAAATTATTAAAGACAATGTGGCCAAGCGTCGGGCTCAGCAGCCATCAAATGGCTAA
- a CDS encoding glycosyltransferase family 8 protein, whose translation MEPLNLLYSIDDSYVDQFKVTLFSVWQNATAKNMAVYVLQKKLLRRNDEITEFCGQLGLAYFPVVIGEEAFKDAPTTNRYPETIYYRLLAHEYLPEHLDRILYIDADILCLNDIVPLYRLDLSDKLFAAASHTSDTNIPELVNKLRLRNFESEGYFNSGVLLMNLELGRQEVRRQDILSYIEKNSLLLFLPDQDILNALYGHKTLLIPDQIYNYDARYNILYFTRSSGKWDLDWVIEHTVFLHFCGRDKPWKKDYRGRYSALYKHYQHLTGRIKT comes from the coding sequence ATGGAACCACTAAATTTGCTTTATTCAATTGACGATAGCTATGTTGACCAGTTTAAAGTCACCTTGTTTTCGGTTTGGCAAAATGCAACGGCTAAAAATATGGCCGTTTATGTTTTACAGAAAAAACTGCTGCGCAGAAATGATGAAATTACTGAGTTTTGCGGGCAGCTGGGTCTTGCTTATTTCCCCGTTGTCATCGGCGAAGAGGCATTTAAAGATGCCCCGACAACGAATCGCTATCCGGAAACGATTTATTACAGGCTTTTAGCCCATGAATACCTGCCAGAGCATTTAGACCGCATTTTATATATAGATGCAGACATTCTCTGTTTGAATGATATTGTCCCTTTATACCGTTTAGATCTCTCTGATAAACTTTTTGCTGCAGCCAGCCATACTTCTGATACCAATATACCGGAGCTAGTCAATAAACTGCGGCTGAGAAATTTTGAATCAGAAGGCTATTTTAATTCGGGAGTGCTGCTGATGAATTTAGAATTAGGCCGGCAGGAAGTGAGACGTCAGGATATTCTGTCTTACATTGAGAAAAACAGTCTTTTGCTCTTTTTGCCGGATCAGGATATTCTCAATGCCCTTTATGGTCACAAAACCCTCCTGATTCCTGATCAGATTTACAATTATGATGCGCGTTACAATATTCTGTATTTTACCAGAAGTTCGGGTAAATGGGATTTAGACTGGGTTATTGAGCATACCGTTTTTCTGCATTTTTGCGGACGGGATAAACCATGGAAAAAAGACTACAGAGGCCGCTACAGTGCCCTCTATAAGCACTATCAGCATCTAACCGGCAGAATAAAAACCTAG
- the radC gene encoding RadC family protein, translating into MYTVELKEEPLLPRERLADLGAEKLSNQELLAILLRTGTKQRPVLEVSTQILKDIRSLADFRDLSLQELQSIKGVGRVKSIEIKAMLELANRINKAEYYQNERILSSERLAQKMIIELGNKKQEHLLTLYLDTQNRVIEQRTIFIGTVRHSIAEPREILHYACRNMATSLILVHNHPSGSLVPSENDLRFTEKIKRSCEDMGIVCLDHIIVSRRDYYSFREETGLL; encoded by the coding sequence ATGTATACAGTTGAATTGAAAGAAGAACCCTTGCTGCCAAGAGAGCGCTTGGCTGATTTGGGGGCTGAAAAACTCAGCAATCAGGAACTGTTGGCCATTTTACTGCGTACCGGTACAAAGCAAAGGCCGGTTTTGGAAGTCTCAACACAGATTTTGAAGGATATCCGTAGTTTAGCCGATTTTCGCGACTTATCCCTGCAGGAGCTGCAGAGTATCAAAGGGGTCGGCAGAGTAAAATCAATAGAAATAAAAGCGATGCTGGAGCTGGCTAATCGGATTAATAAGGCAGAATACTACCAGAATGAAAGGATTTTAAGTAGTGAGCGGCTGGCGCAGAAAATGATTATAGAACTGGGAAACAAAAAACAAGAACATTTGCTGACCCTTTATTTAGATACACAGAATCGGGTTATTGAACAGCGGACGATTTTTATCGGAACAGTCAGGCACTCTATCGCTGAGCCGCGGGAAATTCTGCACTATGCTTGCAGAAATATGGCCACCTCCCTTATCCTTGTTCACAATCATCCTTCAGGATCGCTTGTTCCCAGTGAAAACGACCTACGCTTTACAGAAAAAATAAAACGATCCTGTGAAGACATGGGGATTGTCTGTCTTGATCACATTATCGTCAGCAGGCGTGATTATTATAGTTTTCGTGAGGAAACGGGTCTGCTTTAA
- a CDS encoding gamma-glutamyl-gamma-aminobutyrate hydrolase family protein: MSKKPIIGITANQRPNPEAKEISWSYVPSGFVNGVKAVGGLPLVLPVGNPKTAPDYVSMIDKLILIGGQNVDPSFYGERNQASDDDFFKERDIFELALIEETVKQKKPIFSVCRGTQLMNVALGGSLYQDIENHWQDRPADYLSHNMVIKEDSKLADIYGSASSINSFHHQSINHLASELRVIAEDPKDGTIEAVESIDPRMRFLGVQWHPELLYETRKEDLELFRYVVCEL, encoded by the coding sequence ATGTCAAAAAAACCAATAATTGGCATCACCGCAAATCAGCGGCCTAATCCAGAAGCTAAGGAAATTTCCTGGTCTTATGTACCAAGCGGTTTTGTCAATGGGGTCAAAGCCGTAGGCGGCTTACCGCTTGTTCTGCCAGTCGGCAATCCTAAAACAGCGCCTGATTATGTCAGTATGATTGATAAATTAATTCTTATCGGCGGTCAAAATGTTGATCCCAGCTTTTACGGCGAAAGAAATCAAGCCAGCGATGATGATTTTTTTAAAGAACGTGATATCTTTGAGCTGGCCTTGATTGAAGAAACAGTTAAGCAGAAAAAACCGATTTTTTCTGTCTGCCGCGGAACCCAATTAATGAATGTAGCCTTGGGCGGTTCACTCTATCAGGATATCGAAAACCACTGGCAGGACCGACCGGCTGACTACTTATCTCATAACATGGTAATCAAAGAGGACAGTAAGCTGGCTGATATTTACGGTTCAGCCAGCTCTATTAATTCTTTTCACCATCAAAGTATCAACCACTTAGCCAGTGAACTGCGTGTTATTGCTGAAGATCCCAAAGATGGAACAATTGAGGCTGTAGAATCAATTGACCCCAGAATGCGTTTTTTAGGTGTTCAATGGCACCCTGAACTCTTGTATGAAACGCGCAAAGAAGATTTGGAACTCTTTAGATATGTTGTCTGCGAACTTTAA